The DNA window TACCAATGATAACCACGGTCGCTTTTGGCATAACGAAAAAGGCGAATATGGCATGTCTGCGCGTAAAACCTTAATTGACCAGCTAAGAGCTGATGCAAAAGCACAAGGACATCAGGTGTTATTATTATCAGGTGGCGATATTAATACCGGCATACCTGAATCAGATCTGCAATTTGCGGAGCCCGATTTTAGAGGTATGTCGAAAATTGGCTATGACGCAATGGCACTAGGTAATCATGAGTTTGATAACCCATTAAGTGTATTAAAAAAACAACAGCAATGGGCTAACTTCCCGCTTTTATCTGCCAACATTTTCGATAAACAAACTGATAAAGCTGTTTTTGAGCGCTATAAAATATTCAAAAAAGGCGGCTTAACCATTGCCGTTATTGGTTTAACAACCACAGATACTGCTAAAATTGGTAACCCACAATACATTGGTCACTTAGATTTTAAAGATCCTGTTGAAATTACCGCCTCACTTACCCAAACCCTAAAAACAAAATACAATCCCGACATTACCATTGCCGTAACCCACATGGGACATTACGTAGATGCTAATTATGGGATCAATGCCCCTGGTGATGTCACTTTAGCTCGCTCCTTAGATAAAAATGCTCTTGATATGATTATTGGAGGGCACTCCCAAGAGCCAGTGTGTATGGCTGCTGAAAATGTTACTGATGAGAACTTTAAACCGGGTTTAGCCTGTAAACCTGATCAGCAAAATGGAACTTGGATAATGCAAGCCCATGAATGGGGCAAGTATGTGGGAAAAGCGGAGTTTAAATTAGAAAACGGCCAATTATCACTGCTTAGTTATCAATTATTACCGGTTAATTTATACGTAGATAAAAAGCAAAAAGATGGGAGCGTAAAATCCGTTCTTGCTGCAAATTACATTAAACCAGATCCAGAACTGCAAACCTTTTTAGCGACGTACCAACAAAAAGGAGCAAAGCAAATTGAAGGTAAAATTGGCTTCGTCAATGCCAGACTTGAGGGAGATCGCAACAAAGTACGCTTTGAACAAACAAACCTTGCGCGCGTCATCATCCAAGCACAAATGAACACCGTGGGTGCGGACTTTGGCATTATTAGCGGTGGCGGTGTTCGCGATAGCATTAATGCAGGTGACGTGAGTTATAAAGATATACTTAAAGTACAACCTTTCAAAAATCGTGTCGCCTATATCGACTTTAAAGGCAGTGATGTTTTAACCTATTTAAATGTCGTGACACGTTTTCCACCCGACTCTGGTGCTTACATGCAATATCACAACTTAGCATTTGAATTGAAAGGTGAGCAGGTAACTAATGTGTTCATTGCTGGAAAACCGCTTGATATAAACAAAACATACCGTATGAGTATTAATGAATATAACGCTTCAGGTGGCGATAGTTACCCAAAAATCACACAAATGGCAGGATTTGTAAGCACCGATGAAACGGACTCACAAGCATTAAAGCGGTTTTTTGCTGAGCACAGCCCTGTTGATGCAAGTGAATTTGTACCTAAGTAGTAATCTAATGTGAACAATAATGAGTGTCATTAAAATGCTAATGGCACTCTTCATTAAGGTTTATGTGGTAGCTAAGCTAGTTTAAGCTCACTTAAATCATTACCCTAGGCAGTAATTCGAAATTACTTTCCTATTATTTCAATATTACCTTGGCTTACATTGATTAACCCATAGCTATGCATCCGTGAACGAGACCCCTCTCCAAATGCCTTTGGCGGATAATACAACTCCTTCTGCTCAGGGCAATCATTTAATACATCATCCAGTGCAGCACGTATTTCGCTTAAGGTTTTTTCCAAACTGTTATTAAAGTTTGGCCGTTTTCTAACGGTATGCCCGAGCTCAACCAAACGATAAAAGTACTTATTTGCAAATTCTAGCAGCTCCTCGGGTACATTTTTATTCTGGTTAAGTTTTATCTCTGGATTATTAGTGCAAAACTCAACAAGTGCTAAATAAAAGCACAAAGGCTTATTTGCCAAAGCTACATGTTGATCGGGATAATAGCTACTGGACAACGTTTTACTTTTTAAATTAATCACGAGTATTAATGGCTTTGATTCTAGCGTGTTTAGCTCTTGACCAGTAACGAGCTTTTTATCTCCTTGATAAATAGCTGCCTGTTTTATCATGTATATAAGTAATGCGCTAATCACAAAAAGCAGTATATAAATAGCCATTACATCATTCGTAAAATAAGGTTGCTTTAAAGATAAAACTATAAACACCACATTGTTATTACTATTTAATTTTCGAATAAACTCATGGGTTTTTAAAGATAAGTTAAACTCATGCTTTGGTTCTATGGCAACCACCTGTATACCCGTACCTTGAATCTGAGCATTAACTGTTTGAATATAATGCTGTAACGCAGCTTTATTACCCGAATGTTTCAGTAGCTCATTTGATAAATCAAGTAAAGGTAAGTCTAAAGCGATTTGTTTTTCTATTTGGGCTATTTGTAACTGGTTTATCTGTTGCTGCTTCTGCGTTGTTGAAACATAAAAAACCAGTGAAAAGACAATGAATAGTACAAAAAAACATACTGGCAGTATTACTCTATTCATTATGACTCCCCTTTGAAGGTAACAGGGTAGCTATTGCAATGCCAATATGGCTCAACATCTTGATAGTATTGAAATGATTGTTCTTTAGACATGCTCAATAGGTGAGATTGAACAGCGCAGAGTAAATCGGTATTGTTATGCTGCATTTTTAAGTACCAACGGGTACCTGCAATATTACTGCTGATAGGCGTAATATAATTTTCTGAGAAGCGCTTACTATCACTTTCTCTCC is part of the Pseudoalteromonas sp. DL-6 genome and encodes:
- the ushA gene encoding bifunctional UDP-sugar hydrolase/5'-nucleotidase UshA, producing the protein MRTLVFLVFLLGLSGCASDAVNKPTAHYLTVLHTNDNHGRFWHNEKGEYGMSARKTLIDQLRADAKAQGHQVLLLSGGDINTGIPESDLQFAEPDFRGMSKIGYDAMALGNHEFDNPLSVLKKQQQWANFPLLSANIFDKQTDKAVFERYKIFKKGGLTIAVIGLTTTDTAKIGNPQYIGHLDFKDPVEITASLTQTLKTKYNPDITIAVTHMGHYVDANYGINAPGDVTLARSLDKNALDMIIGGHSQEPVCMAAENVTDENFKPGLACKPDQQNGTWIMQAHEWGKYVGKAEFKLENGQLSLLSYQLLPVNLYVDKKQKDGSVKSVLAANYIKPDPELQTFLATYQQKGAKQIEGKIGFVNARLEGDRNKVRFEQTNLARVIIQAQMNTVGADFGIISGGGVRDSINAGDVSYKDILKVQPFKNRVAYIDFKGSDVLTYLNVVTRFPPDSGAYMQYHNLAFELKGEQVTNVFIAGKPLDINKTYRMSINEYNASGGDSYPKITQMAGFVSTDETDSQALKRFFAEHSPVDASEFVPK